One Lactobacillus sp. ESL0785 DNA window includes the following coding sequences:
- a CDS encoding DUF1542 domain-containing protein: MLGKNNYKEQLGKIDLQSKKDRFSIRKLTVGTASVLLGFTFMGVKGQTVKADAVDPAKTQVEQTNTSANETKPEATADGNSVTSKQEPAAKNTSVKDDVKLDTYANLKSFLKSGTQEKTVSSDNNESTKPVADDSTTAQPTEAATTTDQNPTTNDAPTTSAAETNTTAKEPATNSVTKGQKQTPQAQGLLETLNLATTTESSVNVGSWTGLVAAYNNSNIHEINIINDIQAFTYSLGDIRVATRNLVIKSAVTDPDNPADNPRYTIDFQMYQPRDFNITPNVNVTYENLKIYSQTYFGLMQTSSNTRAIVNFKDIDFIGSQMMYVGAHTEVHFYGTNTAQTVKSYTNSWGTYNTQSTTQQLFQFTNEGGRLIFEDGTQFTGTTYSGNVIEMSNGSTGFDTINGVQLANDNEVIVKTGANVTLNPKGGAMPDSPNSVENSNSANGILIYSGKGLVDIQRGGTININVGGTTDYTGTINNRKAKAINLADSGSNLTVEDGGNLNIVTNGNISDQSKRGPANTLVNIGGNLTVGKKAYFNITGSNMGNFAGTLMNISGTSAITGSDFRIKLTANPGTGKLTLLNPGSGTTITNPDDFLLDRGSNDLANIISTGNFTLNSVRLKQPGETISKAFRTFGFKGNSTGTISTLSNAIEGISPSDEDAAIALINNKNLPTLEFINANEGFLTIDPINENDITIDDDGNEIITGYANEGDAYIAAVMPNNSRVGTVTSPYHKEADQGIKYAAVSAATAETSGDHQGKFKFTVTIPSSQLAGVTSGSVVTLTATKNFVEGDPSLTDSQNPQTAKLYSAAELIPKRQADAAKAINDAATAAKQEINALLGSDPTKAQPYLDAIDEWVTKSTANDPTSTDSVYGTTDNTEITTRRDNAITAINQQVIDAQTENAGAARAIAKQAVAEYAQKANQYLGTTEDEAIKAYVDAANSAIDAATGADINTAVTTAKDNILAEFKTKAQAAVTANTNTNSNEIKNTLALSSAQQTKYDDELQAASSAGLGAIAAADNLDTAGQAYQDAKTNTQKVFDTANTVSALRTYRNDLKTAYPSLADQLDSESATYEDQIDHGTSDLAAGKAALDQIVSAYHSSAKTDLQNAYNTAHDALQSSTNSQVQDALTAAQAKINALDYATSEADLTTKKQEAQDAINKLNALTELQKEADDQKAEYAAMYPISGSSDNQAIVDKINQGIDTALNDAITNVTSDTTTSANLEQVTTAGLVAIDKVGAQEQLNQKLKEIENGLNNLSGLSAEERDNAIQTAKDLLTNSQHTGYGDQVAAATSQSEVSDAVTQGLAAMSALLAEQTIASLRNEAMDQLHTAQNNANAAIDQTSLSAEDKAKAKQDVQDQVDQAASTIGTATTPTAIDTAKTTAETNINNIVSQAHNQNQELQTAQSAAIGELNQAAQEAKAAIDAIPDDQLSSSEKESYKQQVDQKLTAATNNVNAATTPEAVTSAATAGKTEIAQVQAAANLAAAKSQALAELQAAQATNKQKIDALAAANKIDAAKQAQLKGQIDDFYVAAAEKVNADTTSTQIIIDKTAGINAMNGVAVDAEDTADQEIVAAKNDAIDHEGDPIGLNQLAEMVKEHIRNDANLGPDEKLTYESQVDAALNQAKANVTGATTKDQVAIAATNGRDAINQVKDAADLKSAQIAAEKALQAKQTAVIAAINNLDNIDNVGKAALIAKVNNFYTAAVNKVNNPNPATIAQVNTERDTGIDQMQNVLIDAGDLDTTIKEYQDKLDQVAQEAVDRVNAADMTDEDKQAATAAINTARDTAKANVAAKDNLADIKAAEQAGETAILQAENDTILAAAKNTANQAIAAAVANAKSQLDDPSRGMTEPEKAAARQAIDAAAVAANTAINAASNVAGVTSAEDTGKSNIYQVVSLATLEANKRIAKQAIQDAIDAAQFDAAEKTRAESIQTAANTNIDAATSSTEVNNIKELAIAGINNIKTSAELNSAKDDAIAALDKELNGDGTSANLGVLAQISNNNNLTAEEKLTYKAQAEHAYDQAVAAINGAQDANTIAAEKHTGITNINQALVDANLQGKKNAANQELAQTAQETTTAIDALAVSQTKKDELKSLVASELEKAQNNVNAATDEPGVNAALVSGQTAITNIKDHGEDSELIEAASDAKNKLTEHADQLKEDLNQAYQDGKLDHEQYTALTNQVQTALDNAITAINQATTPAEVNQAEATGTTALNAVSAAQAVEEALNNNLQALQTAASQANTAIDQLSGITPEQKQQMKAEVEDERVKAADKVKEAKDSSDPFTNMTNAKNDGVTAIENISNLFADKAEAIKDLQDQAAAAKEHLTTIANNPADANHPFLSSNQLDSAGALIDAALNDAISKINSAADSTALATAEAAGESAITNATLPTELIAEKNQQIAAINAYAAAKDTEISGLDLTDEHKADLQAQVEAARKKAVDKINDVQLPANATTADLATAKTQVENAEKGIATAGETVNFGEAGIDKIVAVAHSAAADQATYEHKQDNIKQLEDYAADAKQKIEQSGLPADKQQKELDAVQTAVDAAKDSILTASDVSAADAELASGKTKLDEITTAAEFAGRQCQALDAVKDEQARLIAIVNKSSLTPEQKEAAISDINTAYDGIKTAILATTNDTELAAAKDGAISKVQDVLNKDNAHSYPWFNHEIENTTDLETSYQGLTLTAEEKAKYSALINDIEAGINGLKSASNLEEAVAAYDQGKTALNKLLAEQKVNAAAQAAKDNVNNIPDDQLSPADKTNLLNQIDQAAATAIAAINGVTQPDGDVAGKEAKINDLSTNAVQDINSYLNQGIDKAKDKAKDKLDETAAAANTAIDNSSLSAAEKDEQKQAVQDALNTAKDKVDGATNASEINDALNNGQTAINNIVAAVTGNPTSGGTTTPPTTSTPKPEDSVGTDQTLLHNAYLYDENGKRVNKVVLKAGSIVKTYGTQEINGQSYFVLKNQGHKYYLAAGNITGIKQKLTRNAYIYNKNGKRIGKTLLKKGAQFTTYGDPVKIGGKQYFIVGAGQYVKAVNFGLTTNTSTPSANVVLAQNEKWIMHDAYLYDDQGKRVGQATLTTSSVVEVVGTTTINGREFAKLTNGYYVVATNIFGQKFSLIHNAYIYNGAGKRANKKALKRGKQVTVYGDAVKIGSKKYYIVGKNQYVKQGNFTVKVVPY; this comes from the coding sequence ATGTTAGGAAAAAATAACTATAAAGAACAGTTGGGAAAAATTGACTTACAATCTAAAAAAGACCGTTTTTCGATTAGAAAACTCACTGTAGGAACAGCTTCGGTCCTGTTGGGTTTTACTTTTATGGGAGTAAAAGGGCAAACAGTTAAGGCTGACGCTGTTGATCCAGCTAAAACACAAGTTGAGCAGACGAATACAAGTGCAAATGAAACTAAGCCGGAGGCAACAGCTGATGGTAATTCAGTCACTTCCAAACAGGAGCCTGCAGCAAAGAATACTTCTGTAAAAGATGATGTGAAATTAGACACCTATGCAAATTTGAAATCTTTTTTGAAATCTGGTACACAAGAAAAAACAGTTTCATCAGATAATAATGAATCAACTAAGCCTGTTGCTGATGATTCAACGACAGCACAACCAACTGAAGCGGCGACAACAACTGATCAGAATCCCACTACTAATGATGCACCAACTACTTCAGCTGCAGAAACTAATACAACTGCTAAAGAGCCTGCAACTAATTCAGTTACTAAAGGACAAAAACAAACACCACAAGCTCAAGGCTTACTGGAAACGCTCAATTTGGCAACAACGACAGAATCCTCTGTTAACGTTGGTTCATGGACTGGCTTAGTTGCAGCTTACAATAATAGTAATATTCATGAAATTAATATTATTAATGATATTCAAGCATTTACTTATAGTCTCGGTGATATCCGGGTTGCTACTAGAAACTTGGTAATTAAATCTGCAGTTACTGATCCAGATAATCCTGCTGATAATCCACGTTACACGATTGATTTTCAAATGTATCAACCACGAGACTTTAATATCACACCTAATGTAAACGTAACTTATGAGAACTTGAAAATTTATAGTCAGACCTATTTTGGCTTGATGCAAACAAGTAGTAATACGCGAGCAATTGTTAATTTTAAGGATATTGATTTTATTGGCTCGCAGATGATGTACGTTGGTGCTCATACTGAAGTGCATTTTTATGGCACTAATACAGCGCAAACAGTTAAGAGTTATACCAATAGTTGGGGAACTTATAATACCCAATCTACTACTCAGCAATTATTTCAATTTACTAATGAAGGTGGCCGGTTAATTTTTGAGGATGGCACTCAATTTACAGGGACAACATATAGTGGCAACGTTATTGAGATGTCTAATGGGTCAACCGGCTTTGATACAATTAATGGTGTGCAACTGGCTAATGATAACGAGGTAATTGTTAAAACTGGTGCTAACGTTACTTTGAATCCTAAAGGTGGAGCAATGCCTGATAGTCCTAATAGTGTTGAAAATAGTAACTCTGCTAATGGGATTTTAATTTACAGTGGAAAAGGCTTAGTTGACATTCAACGAGGTGGTACGATTAATATCAATGTTGGTGGGACAACTGATTATACTGGTACGATTAATAATCGTAAGGCTAAAGCAATTAATTTAGCAGATAGCGGCTCGAATTTAACTGTTGAAGACGGTGGTAATTTAAATATTGTAACTAACGGTAATATTAGTGATCAGTCTAAAAGAGGACCAGCAAATACTTTAGTTAATATTGGTGGTAATTTAACCGTTGGCAAGAAAGCTTATTTTAATATTACTGGGTCCAATATGGGCAACTTTGCTGGCACCTTAATGAATATTAGTGGTACTTCTGCAATCACTGGCAGTGATTTTAGGATCAAATTAACTGCTAATCCAGGTACTGGTAAATTAACCTTGCTTAATCCTGGTAGTGGCACGACAATCACTAATCCCGATGATTTCTTGCTTGATAGAGGTTCGAATGATTTAGCTAATATCATTTCAACAGGTAACTTCACGCTTAACAGTGTTAGATTGAAGCAGCCAGGTGAAACAATTTCTAAGGCCTTCAGAACGTTCGGCTTTAAAGGTAATAGCACTGGTACGATATCAACTTTAAGTAATGCAATTGAAGGGATTAGTCCAAGCGATGAAGATGCTGCGATTGCATTAATTAATAATAAAAATTTGCCAACTTTAGAATTTATTAATGCCAATGAAGGCTTTTTAACAATTGATCCAATTAATGAGAACGATATTACAATTGATGATGATGGTAATGAAATAATTACTGGTTATGCGAATGAAGGTGATGCATACATTGCAGCAGTAATGCCAAATAATAGCCGCGTGGGTACAGTAACTAGTCCATACCATAAAGAAGCAGATCAAGGAATTAAATATGCAGCGGTTTCTGCAGCGACTGCGGAAACTAGTGGCGATCATCAAGGTAAGTTTAAGTTTACGGTAACAATTCCAAGTAGTCAGCTTGCTGGTGTTACATCAGGTAGTGTAGTCACATTAACGGCAACGAAGAATTTCGTTGAAGGTGACCCATCACTTACAGACTCGCAAAATCCGCAGACTGCAAAACTCTATTCCGCAGCTGAACTAATACCTAAGCGGCAAGCAGATGCAGCTAAGGCAATTAACGATGCCGCTACAGCAGCTAAGCAAGAAATAAATGCTTTATTGGGTTCAGATCCCACTAAGGCACAACCATATCTAGATGCAATTGATGAGTGGGTCACCAAGTCAACGGCTAATGACCCAACTTCGACTGATTCAGTTTATGGGACAACAGATAATACTGAAATTACGACGCGTCGTGATAACGCAATTACTGCCATTAATCAGCAAGTAATAGATGCCCAAACGGAGAATGCAGGAGCTGCCCGTGCTATTGCCAAACAAGCAGTTGCCGAGTATGCTCAAAAGGCTAATCAATATTTGGGTACAACTGAAGATGAAGCAATCAAGGCTTATGTTGATGCGGCAAATAGTGCGATTGATGCTGCCACTGGTGCAGATATTAATACTGCTGTGACTACGGCTAAGGATAATATTTTAGCTGAGTTTAAGACTAAAGCACAAGCAGCTGTGACAGCGAATACGAATACTAATTCAAATGAAATTAAGAATACTTTAGCTTTGTCATCAGCACAACAGACTAAGTATGATGATGAATTGCAAGCAGCTTCTAGTGCAGGTTTGGGTGCAATTGCAGCAGCAGATAATTTAGATACTGCTGGGCAAGCTTATCAAGATGCAAAAACAAATACGCAGAAAGTTTTTGATACTGCTAATACAGTTTCAGCTTTACGGACGTACAGAAATGATTTAAAGACTGCATATCCAAGTTTGGCTGACCAATTGGATAGTGAATCAGCAACCTATGAAGATCAGATTGATCACGGTACTAGTGATTTAGCTGCTGGGAAGGCTGCTCTTGACCAAATCGTCTCAGCTTACCACAGTTCAGCTAAGACTGATTTACAAAATGCCTATAATACGGCTCATGATGCATTGCAAAGTAGTACTAATTCACAAGTTCAAGATGCACTAACTGCTGCCCAAGCAAAGATTAATGCACTTGATTATGCAACTAGTGAAGCTGATTTAACTACTAAAAAGCAAGAAGCTCAAGATGCAATTAATAAGTTAAATGCTTTAACTGAATTACAAAAAGAAGCAGATGATCAAAAGGCAGAATATGCTGCAATGTATCCAATATCTGGATCAAGTGATAATCAAGCAATTGTTGACAAAATCAATCAAGGCATTGATACTGCTTTAAACGATGCAATTACTAATGTCACAAGTGACACAACTACGAGTGCTAATTTAGAGCAAGTAACGACTGCTGGGTTAGTTGCAATTGACAAGGTTGGTGCGCAAGAACAGCTTAATCAAAAGTTAAAAGAAATTGAGAATGGCTTGAATAACCTTTCTGGCCTGAGTGCTGAAGAACGTGACAATGCAATTCAAACGGCTAAAGACTTGTTGACTAATAGCCAACATACTGGTTATGGAGATCAGGTGGCTGCCGCTACAAGTCAATCTGAAGTAAGTGATGCTGTAACTCAAGGTCTTGCAGCAATGTCTGCTTTACTGGCAGAACAAACTATTGCTTCATTGCGTAATGAAGCAATGGATCAACTGCATACGGCACAAAATAATGCTAATGCAGCAATTGACCAAACAAGTTTGAGTGCTGAAGATAAGGCAAAAGCCAAGCAAGATGTGCAAGATCAAGTTGATCAAGCAGCAAGTACAATAGGAACTGCAACTACGCCAACAGCCATTGACACTGCCAAAACAACCGCTGAAACCAATATTAATAATATTGTGTCACAGGCGCATAACCAAAATCAGGAATTGCAAACAGCTCAAAGTGCTGCGATTGGTGAACTTAATCAAGCAGCCCAAGAAGCTAAAGCAGCAATTGATGCGATTCCAGATGATCAATTAAGTTCAAGTGAAAAGGAAAGCTATAAGCAGCAAGTTGATCAAAAATTAACGGCGGCAACGAATAATGTTAATGCGGCAACTACTCCTGAAGCAGTCACAAGTGCGGCAACTGCAGGCAAAACTGAGATAGCTCAAGTTCAAGCTGCTGCTAATTTGGCCGCAGCTAAGTCACAGGCACTAGCAGAATTGCAGGCAGCTCAAGCTACTAATAAACAAAAGATTGATGCTTTAGCTGCTGCCAACAAGATTGATGCCGCTAAACAAGCTCAACTCAAAGGTCAAATCGATGACTTTTATGTTGCTGCTGCTGAAAAGGTAAATGCAGACACAACTAGCACGCAAATTATCATTGATAAAACTGCTGGTATTAACGCGATGAACGGTGTAGCAGTTGATGCAGAAGATACTGCTGATCAAGAAATTGTTGCTGCAAAGAATGATGCAATTGATCATGAAGGTGACCCAATTGGCTTAAATCAATTGGCAGAAATGGTTAAGGAACACATTAGAAATGATGCTAACTTAGGCCCTGATGAAAAATTAACTTACGAAAGCCAAGTTGATGCTGCATTGAATCAGGCCAAGGCCAATGTTACTGGAGCAACAACTAAAGACCAAGTTGCAATTGCTGCCACTAATGGTCGGGATGCAATTAACCAAGTTAAAGATGCTGCTGATTTGAAATCGGCTCAGATTGCTGCTGAGAAAGCTTTGCAGGCAAAACAAACAGCAGTGATTGCTGCCATCAATAATTTAGATAATATTGATAATGTTGGTAAGGCTGCTCTAATTGCTAAGGTTAATAATTTCTATACTGCTGCTGTTAACAAGGTTAACAATCCTAACCCAGCAACGATTGCGCAAGTAAATACTGAGCGTGACACGGGAATTGACCAGATGCAAAATGTTCTGATTGATGCTGGTGACTTGGATACCACGATTAAAGAATATCAAGATAAACTGGATCAAGTTGCTCAAGAGGCAGTTGATCGGGTTAATGCAGCAGACATGACAGATGAGGATAAGCAGGCTGCAACAGCAGCAATTAATACTGCTCGCGATACTGCAAAAGCAAATGTTGCTGCTAAGGATAATTTGGCAGACATTAAGGCAGCTGAACAAGCTGGTGAAACGGCTATTTTGCAAGCTGAAAATGATACAATTTTAGCCGCAGCTAAAAATACTGCCAATCAAGCAATTGCGGCTGCTGTTGCTAATGCTAAATCACAGCTTGATGATCCAAGTCGGGGCATGACAGAGCCAGAAAAGGCAGCTGCTCGGCAGGCAATTGATGCTGCTGCTGTTGCTGCGAATACTGCAATTAATGCTGCATCTAATGTCGCTGGTGTAACGAGTGCAGAAGATACAGGTAAGTCAAACATTTACCAAGTAGTCAGTCTAGCAACGTTAGAAGCTAATAAACGGATTGCTAAGCAGGCAATTCAAGATGCAATTGATGCTGCTCAATTTGATGCCGCTGAAAAGACACGGGCAGAATCAATTCAAACAGCCGCTAATACTAATATTGATGCTGCTACTAGTTCGACAGAAGTTAACAATATTAAGGAATTAGCAATTGCGGGAATTAATAATATTAAGACAAGCGCTGAACTAAATAGTGCCAAGGATGATGCAATTGCTGCATTAGATAAAGAATTAAATGGTGATGGTACGTCAGCTAATCTGGGTGTCTTGGCCCAAATTAGCAATAATAATAATTTAACTGCTGAAGAAAAATTAACTTACAAGGCGCAAGCAGAGCATGCTTATGATCAAGCAGTTGCTGCAATTAATGGTGCTCAAGATGCTAACACAATTGCTGCCGAAAAGCACACAGGAATTACTAACATTAATCAAGCACTAGTTGATGCTAATTTGCAAGGCAAGAAGAATGCTGCTAATCAAGAGCTAGCACAGACTGCTCAAGAAACAACTACGGCAATTGATGCTTTAGCTGTTAGTCAAACTAAGAAGGATGAACTGAAGAGTTTAGTTGCTAGTGAATTAGAAAAAGCACAGAATAATGTTAATGCTGCAACGGATGAACCCGGTGTTAATGCTGCTTTAGTATCCGGTCAAACAGCAATTACGAATATTAAAGATCATGGTGAAGATTCTGAATTAATAGAAGCTGCTAGTGATGCTAAAAACAAATTAACGGAACATGCTGATCAATTGAAAGAAGATCTGAACCAAGCATATCAAGATGGTAAACTTGACCATGAGCAATATACTGCTTTAACTAATCAAGTTCAAACTGCTTTGGATAACGCAATTACGGCAATTAATCAAGCAACTACACCAGCGGAAGTCAATCAAGCTGAAGCAACGGGAACAACCGCTTTGAATGCTGTTAGTGCAGCCCAAGCTGTTGAAGAAGCCCTTAATAATAATTTACAGGCCCTGCAAACAGCAGCTTCGCAAGCTAATACTGCAATTGATCAACTTTCCGGAATTACTCCAGAACAAAAGCAACAGATGAAGGCCGAAGTTGAAGATGAACGTGTTAAGGCTGCTGATAAAGTTAAGGAAGCTAAGGACAGTTCAGATCCGTTTACTAATATGACTAATGCCAAAAATGACGGTGTTACTGCAATTGAAAATATTAGTAATTTGTTTGCTGATAAGGCAGAGGCTATCAAAGATTTGCAAGATCAAGCTGCGGCCGCTAAGGAACACTTGACAACAATTGCTAATAATCCAGCGGATGCTAATCATCCATTCTTGAGTAGTAATCAACTAGATTCTGCTGGTGCCTTGATTGATGCTGCATTAAATGATGCAATTTCTAAGATTAATAGTGCTGCTGATAGTACTGCTTTGGCTACAGCTGAGGCTGCTGGAGAATCAGCAATTACTAATGCAACTCTGCCAACTGAGTTGATAGCTGAAAAGAACCAGCAAATTGCTGCTATCAATGCTTATGCAGCTGCTAAAGATACTGAAATCAGTGGCTTGGACTTAACTGATGAGCATAAGGCTGACTTACAAGCACAAGTTGAAGCTGCTCGTAAGAAGGCGGTTGACAAGATTAACGATGTACAACTGCCGGCTAATGCTACAACTGCTGATTTAGCAACAGCTAAGACGCAAGTGGAGAATGCTGAAAAGGGTATTGCTACAGCAGGTGAAACTGTTAACTTTGGTGAAGCAGGAATTGACAAAATTGTTGCAGTTGCTCATAGTGCAGCAGCTGATCAAGCAACTTATGAACATAAGCAAGATAATATTAAGCAGCTTGAAGATTACGCAGCAGATGCTAAGCAGAAGATTGAACAATCAGGTCTGCCAGCAGATAAGCAACAAAAGGAGTTAGATGCTGTTCAAACTGCGGTTGATGCCGCTAAGGATAGTATCTTAACAGCATCTGATGTTAGTGCAGCTGATGCAGAATTAGCCAGTGGTAAAACGAAACTTGATGAGATTACGACAGCAGCTGAATTTGCCGGTCGCCAATGTCAAGCCCTAGATGCGGTTAAGGATGAACAAGCGAGATTAATTGCAATCGTTAATAAATCAAGTTTGACTCCTGAACAAAAGGAAGCTGCAATTTCTGATATTAATACTGCTTACGATGGTATTAAGACAGCAATCTTGGCGACAACTAATGATACTGAACTTGCAGCTGCTAAAGATGGGGCAATCAGTAAGGTTCAGGATGTTTTAAATAAAGATAATGCTCATAGCTATCCATGGTTCAATCACGAAATTGAAAATACTACTGACTTAGAAACTAGTTATCAAGGCTTAACTTTAACTGCTGAGGAAAAAGCTAAATATAGTGCTTTAATTAATGATATTGAAGCTGGAATTAATGGCTTGAAATCAGCAAGTAACTTGGAAGAAGCAGTTGCTGCTTACGATCAAGGTAAGACTGCTTTGAATAAGCTTCTCGCTGAACAAAAGGTCAATGCAGCTGCACAAGCAGCCAAGGACAACGTTAATAACATTCCTGATGATCAGCTTAGCCCAGCTGATAAGACCAACTTGCTTAATCAAATTGATCAAGCAGCGGCTACAGCAATTGCAGCAATTAATGGTGTGACACAACCTGATGGGGATGTTGCAGGTAAAGAAGCCAAGATCAATGATCTAAGTACTAACGCGGTTCAGGATATCAATAGTTATCTAAACCAAGGTATAGACAAAGCCAAAGACAAAGCCAAGGATAAGTTAGACGAAACTGCTGCTGCAGCAAATACGGCAATTGATAATTCAAGTTTGTCAGCAGCCGAAAAGGATGAACAGAAGCAGGCAGTTCAAGATGCTTTGAATACAGCCAAGGATAAAGTTGATGGTGCAACTAATGCTAGTGAAATTAATGATGCTTTGAATAATGGCCAAACGGCAATTAACAATATTGTGGCTGCAGTTACCGGTAATCCAACTAGTGGCGGTACAACTACTCCACCAACCACGTCAACTCCTAAGCCAGAAGATTCAGTAGGAACTGATCAGACTTTATTGCACAATGCATATCTTTACGATGAAAATGGTAAGCGAGTTAATAAAGTAGTGCTAAAGGCTGGCTCAATAGTTAAGACTTATGGTACACAAGAGATTAACGGTCAAAGTTACTTTGTCTTGAAAAATCAAGGTCATAAGTACTACTTAGCTGCTGGTAATATTACTGGTATTAAGCAAAAATTGACGCGTAATGCCTATATTTATAATAAGAATGGTAAACGAATTGGTAAGACTTTGCTCAAGAAGGGTGCACAATTTACTACTTATGGTGATCCTGTCAAAATTGGTGGCAAGCAATACTTCATTGTTGGTGCTGGTCAATATGTCAAAGCAGTTAACTTTGGCTTGACAACAAATACCAGTACACCAAGTGCTAATGTAGTATTAGCACAAAACGAAAAGTGGATAATGCATGATGCATACTTATATGATGACCAAGGTAAACGTGTTGGGCAGGCAACCTTGACTACTAGTTCAGTCGTGGAAGTTGTTGGGACAACAACGATTAACGGTCGTGAATTTGCTAAGCTAACCAACGGATACTATGTGGTAGCTACTAATATTTTTGGACAAAAATTTAGTCTAATTCACAATGCTTATATTTACAATGGCGCAGGCAAACGGGCTAACAAGAAGGCCTTGAAACGTGGCAAGCAGGTCACTGTTTATGGTGATGCCGTCAAGATTGGCAGTAAGAAATATTATATTGTTGGTAAGAATCAATATGTCAAACAAGGTAATTTTACAGTTAAGGTAGTTCCTTATTAA
- a CDS encoding Bax inhibitor-1/YccA family protein produces MNNFDTNPEHRRQIHTLSETNGFLTKMYALMGVAVLVSALTAYLTMTVFRSAVMQMPVAMMWIILLVPLGLSMGISFKANRNPVASLIMLMLIAVIYGFEFALIAGFYTGTQLTTAFISSAAVFIAMAAFGTFTKKDLTNWGSYFSAALFGFLIAWIVNMFLHNPTITYIFSFIGVIIFTGLIASDANKMKLIYNNYGDQVSSNGLAVLGALQLYLDFINIFLFILEIFGYGNNNN; encoded by the coding sequence ATGAATAATTTTGATACTAATCCTGAACATAGGCGGCAAATTCACACGCTCTCTGAAACCAATGGCTTTTTAACCAAGATGTACGCGTTAATGGGTGTCGCAGTGCTGGTCTCAGCTCTAACCGCCTACTTAACAATGACTGTCTTTAGAAGTGCGGTCATGCAAATGCCGGTCGCAATGATGTGGATCATCTTACTGGTACCCTTGGGCTTGTCAATGGGCATCAGCTTCAAGGCCAATCGTAATCCGGTTGCCAGTTTAATTATGTTAATGCTTATAGCCGTCATTTACGGCTTCGAATTTGCTTTAATCGCGGGGTTTTACACTGGCACGCAATTGACAACTGCCTTTATTTCATCAGCAGCCGTCTTTATTGCCATGGCAGCTTTTGGCACCTTCACCAAAAAAGATTTAACTAACTGGGGTTCTTACTTTAGTGCTGCCTTGTTCGGCTTCTTGATTGCTTGGATTGTCAACATGTTCTTGCACAACCCAACAATTACTTACATCTTCTCCTTTATTGGTGTTATTATTTTTACCGGCTTAATTGCCAGCGATGCCAACAAAATGAAGTTAATCTACAATAACTATGGTGACCAAGTTTCAAGTAATGGTCTCGCCGTCTTAGGTGCATTGCAGCTCTACCTCGACTTTATTAATATTTTCCTTTTCATTTTGGAAATTTTTGGTTACGGCAACAATAATAATTAA